In the genome of Vicia villosa cultivar HV-30 ecotype Madison, WI linkage group LG7, Vvil1.0, whole genome shotgun sequence, one region contains:
- the LOC131617079 gene encoding G-type lectin S-receptor-like serine/threonine-protein kinase At4g27290 isoform X2, whose product MTMLAISVLLLLLFQNTSAADTITQSDSLSDGSTLISKDETFELGFFTPGNSPNRYVGIWYKNIQVKTVVWVANRDNPIKDNSSKLIINQQGNLVLLNRNQSLIWSTNTTKKASTPIVQLLDNGNLVIRDEKDTESFLWQSFDYPTDTLLPEMKLGWDKKTGLNRVQTAWKNWEDPSLGDFTSSMSLSNNPEVVLLKGNSTEFYRTGPMIGAASSGVYGMQANPIFNPEVVNNEDEAYFLFTLKNKSVISIVVLNQTSMILQRLVWIPQSRKWSNYLNLPHDTCDTYNVCGPYGYCVIDASPICQCLDGFKPKSPQQWNTMDWADGCVHTGNWSCGVKGRDGFLKVTGVKLPDTTNTWVNANMTLDDCKLKCLQNCSCTAYSSLTSDEDGGGCSIWFQDLRDLRDSDSKRNLYVRIDGSNIGDKHDYTKMAILVVSIIVFAFTVMLLTLCIYRKKIKNKDNNEGEHYDLDLPCFDLATIFEAADNFSNANKLGEGGFGPVYKGKLQDGQEIAVKRLSRSSGQGLNEFKNEVILCSKLQHRNLIKIIGYCVESDEKMLIYEYMSNTSLDSFIFDPIQSKVLDWPMRFNILYGIARGLLYLHQDSRFRIIHRDLKASNILLDRDMNPKISDFGLAKICGGDQIEGETRRIVGTYGYMAPEYATDGLFSIKSDVFSFGVLLLELISGKKNRTLNYNQNDHNLIGHAWRLWKEGDMYSLIDDSLKDTCIQDEALRCIQIGLLCLQHHPDNRPNMTSIVVMLSNNNILPPPHEPGYLYKNIRDKGETSSERQTSSSVNNVTISQLNAR is encoded by the exons ATGACCATGCTTGCTATATCCGTGTTACTATTGTTATTGTTCCAAAATACCTCTGCAGCTGATACTATAACTCAGTCAGACTCACTTTCCGATGGAAGCACCTTGATTTCCAAAGATGAAACCTTCGAGTTGGGTTTCTTTACTCCCGGTAATTCTCCGAACCGCTATGTTGGAATTTGGTACAAAAACATCCAGGTTAAAACCGTTGTTTGGGTTGCAAATCGTGATAATCCTATCAAAGACAACTCAAGCAAGTTGATCATAAACCAACAAGGAAATCTCGTTCTTCTCAACAGGAATCAGTCTCTTATATGGTCAACAAACACAACGAAGAAGGCTTCCACTCCAATTGTCCAGCTTCTGGACAACGGAAATTTAGTGATCAGAGATGAGAAGGACACTGAAAGTTTCTTATGGCAGAGCTTTGACTATCCTACTGATACATTATTACCCGAAATGAAGCTTGGATGGGACAAGAAAACTGGTCTTAATAGGGTACAAACTGCATGGAAAAATTGGGAAGATCCGTCTTTAGGTGATTTTACATCATCCATGAGTCTTAGTAATAATCCTGAAGTGGTTCTTTTGAAAGGTAATTCAACTGAGTTCTACAGAACAGGACCTATGATTGGTGCTGCGTCTAGCGGAGTTTATGGAATGCAGGCTAACCCAATTTTTAATCCAGAGGTTGTAAACAATGAAGATGAAGCTTATTTTTTGTTCACCCTAAAGAACAAATCTGTGATTTCCATAGTTGTTTTAAACCAAACTAGTATGATTCTTCAACGCCTTGTATGGATTCCTCAATCTAGAAAATGGAGTAACTACTTGAACCTACCACATGATACTTGTGATACTTATAATGTTTGTGGACCATATGGATATTGCGTCATTGACGCATCACCAATTTGTCAGTGTTTGGATGGGTTTAAGCCAAAATCACCCCAACAGTGGAACACAATGGACTGGGCAGATGGATGTGTGCACACTGGAAATTGGAGCTGTGGAGTGAAGGGTAGAGATGGTTTTCTTAAAGTAACTGGAGTGAAATTGCCAGATACTACAAATACATGGGTTAATGCAAATATGACACTTGATGATTGCAAGCTCAAATGTTTGCAAAATTGTTCCTGCACAGCTTACTCAAGCTTAACCtcagatgaagatggtggcggtTGTTCAATTTGGTTTCAAGATCTTAGAGACTTGAGAGACTCAGATTCTAAGAGAAACTTATATGTTAGAATTGATGGATCAAATATAG GTGATAAACATGACTATACAAAAATGGCTATCTTGGTAGTTTCCATCATTGTTTTTGCATTCACTGTGATGCTATTGACACTATGCATTTATAGAAAAAAGATAAAGAACAAAG ACAATAATGAAGGTGAGCATTACGATTTAGACCTCCCTTGCTTTGATCTTGCTACAATATTTGAGGCCGCTGATAATTTCTCAAATGCCAACAAATTGGGCGAAGGTGGTTTTGGACCGGTTTACAAG GGTAAGTTGCAAGATGGTCAAGAAATTGCAGTCAAAAGACTTTCAAGGAGTTCTGGACAAGGATTGAATGAATTTAAGAACGAAGTTATTTTATGTTCTAAACTTCAACATCGAAATCTTATAAAGATAATTGGCTATTGTGTTGAAAgcgatgaaaaaatgttgatctATGAATACATGTCGAACACAAGTCTAGATTCATTTATTTTTG ATCCAATTCAAAGTAAAGTATTAGATTGGCCTATGCGTTTTAACATTTTGTATGGAATTGCCCGAGGTCTTCTTTATCTACATCAAGACTCAAGGTTTAGAATCATACATAGAGATTTAAAAGCAAGTAATATTTTATTAGACCGAGATATGAATCCAAAAATTTCAGATTTTGGTCTAGCTAAAATATGTGGAGGTGACCAAATAGAAGGTGAAACAAGGCGAATAGTTGGTACATA TGGTTATATGGCACCAGAATATGCTACTGACGGATTATTCTCAATTAAATCAGATGTATTTAGTTTTGGTGTCTTATTGCTAGAACTTATAAGTGGAAAGAAAAATAGAACACTTAACTACAATCAAAATGATCATAATCTTATTGGACAT GCATGGAGATTGTGGAAAGAGGGAGACATGTACTCATTGATTGATGATAGTTTGAAAGACACATGTATTCAAGATGAAGCTTTGCGGTGCATTCAAATTGGACTTTTATGTTTGCAACATCATCCTGACAATAGGCCAAATATGACATCTATTGTTGTGATGTtgagtaataataatattttacctCCGCCACATGAACCGGgttatttatataaaaacataCGAGACAAAGGTGAAACTTCTTCTGAGAGACAAACATCTTCTTCAGTAAATAATGTAACTATCTCACAATTAAATGcaagataa
- the LOC131617079 gene encoding G-type lectin S-receptor-like serine/threonine-protein kinase At4g27290 isoform X1, with product MTMLAISVLLLLLFQNTSAADTITQSDSLSDGSTLISKDETFELGFFTPGNSPNRYVGIWYKNIQVKTVVWVANRDNPIKDNSSKLIINQQGNLVLLNRNQSLIWSTNTTKKASTPIVQLLDNGNLVIRDEKDTESFLWQSFDYPTDTLLPEMKLGWDKKTGLNRVQTAWKNWEDPSLGDFTSSMSLSNNPEVVLLKGNSTEFYRTGPMIGAASSGVYGMQANPIFNPEVVNNEDEAYFLFTLKNKSVISIVVLNQTSMILQRLVWIPQSRKWSNYLNLPHDTCDTYNVCGPYGYCVIDASPICQCLDGFKPKSPQQWNTMDWADGCVHTGNWSCGVKGRDGFLKVTGVKLPDTTNTWVNANMTLDDCKLKCLQNCSCTAYSSLTSDEDGGGCSIWFQDLRDLRDSDSKRNLYVRIDGSNIGDKHDYTKMAILVVSIIVFAFTVMLLTLCIYRKKIKNKEDNNEGEHYDLDLPCFDLATIFEAADNFSNANKLGEGGFGPVYKGKLQDGQEIAVKRLSRSSGQGLNEFKNEVILCSKLQHRNLIKIIGYCVESDEKMLIYEYMSNTSLDSFIFDPIQSKVLDWPMRFNILYGIARGLLYLHQDSRFRIIHRDLKASNILLDRDMNPKISDFGLAKICGGDQIEGETRRIVGTYGYMAPEYATDGLFSIKSDVFSFGVLLLELISGKKNRTLNYNQNDHNLIGHAWRLWKEGDMYSLIDDSLKDTCIQDEALRCIQIGLLCLQHHPDNRPNMTSIVVMLSNNNILPPPHEPGYLYKNIRDKGETSSERQTSSSVNNVTISQLNAR from the exons ATGACCATGCTTGCTATATCCGTGTTACTATTGTTATTGTTCCAAAATACCTCTGCAGCTGATACTATAACTCAGTCAGACTCACTTTCCGATGGAAGCACCTTGATTTCCAAAGATGAAACCTTCGAGTTGGGTTTCTTTACTCCCGGTAATTCTCCGAACCGCTATGTTGGAATTTGGTACAAAAACATCCAGGTTAAAACCGTTGTTTGGGTTGCAAATCGTGATAATCCTATCAAAGACAACTCAAGCAAGTTGATCATAAACCAACAAGGAAATCTCGTTCTTCTCAACAGGAATCAGTCTCTTATATGGTCAACAAACACAACGAAGAAGGCTTCCACTCCAATTGTCCAGCTTCTGGACAACGGAAATTTAGTGATCAGAGATGAGAAGGACACTGAAAGTTTCTTATGGCAGAGCTTTGACTATCCTACTGATACATTATTACCCGAAATGAAGCTTGGATGGGACAAGAAAACTGGTCTTAATAGGGTACAAACTGCATGGAAAAATTGGGAAGATCCGTCTTTAGGTGATTTTACATCATCCATGAGTCTTAGTAATAATCCTGAAGTGGTTCTTTTGAAAGGTAATTCAACTGAGTTCTACAGAACAGGACCTATGATTGGTGCTGCGTCTAGCGGAGTTTATGGAATGCAGGCTAACCCAATTTTTAATCCAGAGGTTGTAAACAATGAAGATGAAGCTTATTTTTTGTTCACCCTAAAGAACAAATCTGTGATTTCCATAGTTGTTTTAAACCAAACTAGTATGATTCTTCAACGCCTTGTATGGATTCCTCAATCTAGAAAATGGAGTAACTACTTGAACCTACCACATGATACTTGTGATACTTATAATGTTTGTGGACCATATGGATATTGCGTCATTGACGCATCACCAATTTGTCAGTGTTTGGATGGGTTTAAGCCAAAATCACCCCAACAGTGGAACACAATGGACTGGGCAGATGGATGTGTGCACACTGGAAATTGGAGCTGTGGAGTGAAGGGTAGAGATGGTTTTCTTAAAGTAACTGGAGTGAAATTGCCAGATACTACAAATACATGGGTTAATGCAAATATGACACTTGATGATTGCAAGCTCAAATGTTTGCAAAATTGTTCCTGCACAGCTTACTCAAGCTTAACCtcagatgaagatggtggcggtTGTTCAATTTGGTTTCAAGATCTTAGAGACTTGAGAGACTCAGATTCTAAGAGAAACTTATATGTTAGAATTGATGGATCAAATATAG GTGATAAACATGACTATACAAAAATGGCTATCTTGGTAGTTTCCATCATTGTTTTTGCATTCACTGTGATGCTATTGACACTATGCATTTATAGAAAAAAGATAAAGAACAAAG AAGACAATAATGAAGGTGAGCATTACGATTTAGACCTCCCTTGCTTTGATCTTGCTACAATATTTGAGGCCGCTGATAATTTCTCAAATGCCAACAAATTGGGCGAAGGTGGTTTTGGACCGGTTTACAAG GGTAAGTTGCAAGATGGTCAAGAAATTGCAGTCAAAAGACTTTCAAGGAGTTCTGGACAAGGATTGAATGAATTTAAGAACGAAGTTATTTTATGTTCTAAACTTCAACATCGAAATCTTATAAAGATAATTGGCTATTGTGTTGAAAgcgatgaaaaaatgttgatctATGAATACATGTCGAACACAAGTCTAGATTCATTTATTTTTG ATCCAATTCAAAGTAAAGTATTAGATTGGCCTATGCGTTTTAACATTTTGTATGGAATTGCCCGAGGTCTTCTTTATCTACATCAAGACTCAAGGTTTAGAATCATACATAGAGATTTAAAAGCAAGTAATATTTTATTAGACCGAGATATGAATCCAAAAATTTCAGATTTTGGTCTAGCTAAAATATGTGGAGGTGACCAAATAGAAGGTGAAACAAGGCGAATAGTTGGTACATA TGGTTATATGGCACCAGAATATGCTACTGACGGATTATTCTCAATTAAATCAGATGTATTTAGTTTTGGTGTCTTATTGCTAGAACTTATAAGTGGAAAGAAAAATAGAACACTTAACTACAATCAAAATGATCATAATCTTATTGGACAT GCATGGAGATTGTGGAAAGAGGGAGACATGTACTCATTGATTGATGATAGTTTGAAAGACACATGTATTCAAGATGAAGCTTTGCGGTGCATTCAAATTGGACTTTTATGTTTGCAACATCATCCTGACAATAGGCCAAATATGACATCTATTGTTGTGATGTtgagtaataataatattttacctCCGCCACATGAACCGGgttatttatataaaaacataCGAGACAAAGGTGAAACTTCTTCTGAGAGACAAACATCTTCTTCAGTAAATAATGTAACTATCTCACAATTAAATGcaagataa